From one Desmodus rotundus isolate HL8 chromosome X, HLdesRot8A.1, whole genome shotgun sequence genomic stretch:
- the RTL9 gene encoding retrotransposon Gag-like protein 9, whose protein sequence is MADMSIPLHSSRFNTMLRVENDLPNRGTTFSGPTVETVEEVQILQSHVQPTVSTSESDPGGMSTQLMTSPDFDTMYSSLMGVPNSGELSSLLMPASDSGALSPLLMPASDSEALSPLLMPTSDSGALSPLLMPASDSGTLSPLLSTSDYGLMSPGLMTIPDFGAMSTTLMEAPDSAEILPLAMPTPSSGVMSTSIMSTPSSEEMSTPLMLAPDPGEMSPLLMPDINPGVMPTQPMSATGPEAMSPLQITDEDTEAMSKVLMTALASGEISSLIMSGTDSEDISSLIMSALASGATSTHPTSTQNPGEMSTQLVSGPDSRVVSSLLMSTPGPGELSSLLPSGSDAGEMSTLPKPVPDAEAMSPLLMTAEMSGVMPTQLMPPESSGVMSSQLTQDLDSQSMSSPRRRAPASGNVSTLLKAVSDSGALSTPLVMVTTSGTMSTEKTSTTASRVMSTEVTMARTSGATSTGFMKAINNGAISTLSMRTPTSVMMSIPPRRAPDSAAMSTQPVITPASETVSMLPLTIPASGSMSTLQMKAPVSGTMPMSQRRAMVSGVTAVPQMRTQASGAMSTLSTVDPASGVMSMPQMRATALGALSKPLMTSKASEAIFMQQMTSTASGDISTILMSDTASGAMSMPQMTDSARMSTPLMGAYATPQMTTAASGTMSKPLMRAPGSGAMPTELMRTTTSTNLPRQPTSSQDLGGMSKSLLRSMTSGGMSSLQMQAPASEMISTPKLRAPASGEMSTPPMRTSDPGQMSAVLIRDSSSGPPAYGVISTPQMTATASGRVSIPQMGAPVSGDMSTWLMTSTASGVMSIPQMTSMASREVSRPLLRAPTSGAMSTPQMMPTAPGEMCTLSKQVSASGMMSPPLRSPSASEDVSTELMRAPVSGKMSAAQTAMASGGKPKPFMRATASGTIPIPLTSAMTSGEMSMPLMESKASGAMSTPQARVTSSGSMSLPETTHSASGGILPPTMRASASGMMSTPFLRATSSGGISTPLKRVPVLGAMSIPQMTATASVESKATDSGETSASHNNIMASGSKSTPHMTATTPETMNPPPKEVQSFGMLTPALCYLLEEQEAARGSCSEEEEMEIDEEKQMKGFLDDSEKMAFLVSLHLGAAERWSILQMEVGNPLSDENKSFLKRSQGIYNSLSEIDILSAVLCHTKQGQKSVRQYATDFLLLAQHLSWSDAILRTRFLEGLSEAVTTKMGQIFLKVAGSLKELIDRSLYTECQLAEEKDSPGSSSQVLQSACKRNNEEAMKNELNDDQQTEEHQHVPKRCYYLKEHGDPQEGLHNHLRQSMGHQKASSNK, encoded by the exons ATGGCAGATATGTCAATACCCTTACATTCATCACGATTCAACACTATGCTGAGGGTAGAAAATGATCTCCCAAACAGGGGGACGACCTTCTCTGGACCAACAGTAGAGACCGTGGAAGAGGTCCAAATTCTGCAATCTCATGTACAGCCTACAGTCTCAACTTCAGAGTCAGACCCTGGAGGGATGTCTACGCAGCTGATGACATCACCAGACTTTGACACCATGTACTCATCTCTAATGGGAGTACCAAACTCTGGAGAACTGTCTTCACTGCTAATGCCAGCCTCAGACTCTGGGGCACTGTCCCCATTGCTAATGCCAGCTTCAGATTCAGAGGCACTGTCTCCATTGCTAATGCCCACCTCAGACTCTGGGGCACTGTCCCCATTGCTAATGCCAGCTTCTGATTCTGGAACATTGTCTCCATTACTGTCCACTTCAGACTATGGTCTAATGTCCCCAGGGCTGATGACAATTCCTGACTTTGGAGCAATGTCCACAACACTAATGGAAGCACCAGATTCTGCAGAGATATTACCACTGGCAATGCCAACTCCATCCTCTGGAGTGATGTCTACATCTATAATGAGCACACCATCCTCTGAAGAGATGTCCACACCATTGATGTTAGCCCCAGATCCCGGAGAGATGTCCCCACTTCTGATGCCAGATATAAACCCTGGAGTGATGCCCACACAACCAATGTCAGCTACAGGCCCTGAAGCAATGTCGCCACTGCAaattacagatgaagacactgaagcaATGTCCAAAGTACTAATGACTGCCCTAGCCTCTGGAGAGATATCTTCACTGATAATGTCAGGCACAGACTCTGAAGATATATCTTCATTGATAATGTCAGCCCTAGCTTCTGGAGCAACATCAACCCATCCAACAAGCACCCAAAACCCTGGGGAAATGTCTACCCAGCTAGTGTCAGGCCCAGACTCCAGAGTAGTGTCTTCACTGTTAATGTCAACTCCAGGCCCTGGAGAACTGTCCTCACTGCTCCCGTCAGGTTCAGATGCTGGAGAAATGTCCACATTGCCAAAACCAGTCCCAGATGCTGAAGCAATGTCTCCACTGTTAATGACGGCAGAGATGTCTGGAGTGATGCCCACCCAGCTGATGCCACCTGAAAGCTCTGGAGTAATGTCCTCACAGTTAACACAAGATCTAGACTCTCAAAGCATGTCCTCACCACGAAGGAgagccccagcctctggcaatgTGTCTACATTGCTAAAGGCAGTCTCAGACTCTGGAGCACTGTCCACCCCATTGGTGATGGTCACAACCTCTGGAACAATGTCCACAGAGAAAACGTCAACCACAGCCTCTAGAGTGATGTCCACAGAGGTAACAATGGCCAGAACTTCTGGAGCAACATCCACAGGCTTTATGAAAGCCATAAACAATGGGGCAATATCCACACTGTCAATGAGAACTCCAACTTCTGTAATGATGTCTATACCACCAAGAAGAGCTCCAGATTCTGCAGCAATGTCCACACAGCCAGTTATTACCCCAGCTTCTGAAACAGTATCCATGCTACCACTGACAATCCCAGCCTCTGGGTCAATGTCCACACTACAAATGAAAGCACCTGTCTCTGGAACAATGCCCATGTCACAAAGGAGAGCCATGGTCTCAGGAGTAACAGCTGTACCACAAATGAGAACCCAAGCCTCTGGAGCAATGTCCACACTGTCAACTGTAGACCCAGCCTCAGGAGTGATGTCCATGCCACAAATGAGAGCTACAGCCTTAGGAGCATTGTCCAAGCCACTAATGACATCCAAAGCCTCAGAAGCAATATTCATGCAACAAATGACAAGCACAGCTTCTGGAGACATATCCACAATACTAATGAGTGACACAGCTTCTGGAGCCATGTCCATGCCACAGATGACAGACTCTGCAAGAATGTCCACACCGCTAATGGGAGCTTATGCCACACCACAAATGACAACTGCAGCCTCTGGAACTATGTCCAAACCTCTAATGAGAGCCCCAGGCTCTGGAGCAATGCCCACAGAACTAATGAGAACCACAACCTCTACAAACTTGCCCAGGCAGCCAACGAGCTCCCAAGATTTAGGAGGGATGTCCAAGTCACTTCTGAGATCTATGACCTCTGGAGGGATGTCCTCACTGCAGATGCAAGCCCCAGCCTCAGAAATGATATCTACACCAAAATTGAGAGCCCCAGCCTCTGGGGAGATGTCCACACCACCGATGAGAACCTCAGATCCTGGACAGATGTCTGCAGTGCTCATAAGAGATTCATCATCTGGACCCCCAGCCTATGGAGTGATTTCTACTCCACAAATGACAGCCACAGCCTCTGGACGGGTGTCCATACCACAAATGGGGGCTCCAGTCTCTGGTGACATGTCCACATGGCTCATGACATCCACAGCCTCTGGAGTAATGTCCATACCTCAAATGACATCCATGGCCTCTAGAGAGGTGTCCAGGCCACTGTTGAGAGCTCCAACCTCTGGGGCAATGTCTACACCACAGATGATGCCCACAGCTCCTGGGGAGATGTGTACACTATCAAAGCAAGTCTCAGCCTCTGGAATGATGTCCCCACCACTAAGGTCTCCTTCAGCTTCTGAAGATGTGTCCACAGAGTTAATGAGAGCTCCAGTCTCTGGAAAGATGTCCGCTGCACAAACAGCCATGGCCTCTGGAGGGAAGCCCAAGCCATTCATGAGAGCCACAGCTTCTGGAACAATCCCCATACCATTGACATCAGCCATGACTTCCGGAGAAATGTCTATGCCACTAATGGAAAGCAAGGCCTCTGGAGCAATGTCCACACCACAAGCAAGAGTCACAAGTTCTGGATCTATGTCCTTGCCAGAAACAACACACTCAGCTTCCGGAGGGATACTTCCACCAACAATGAGAGCCTCAGCTTCTGGAATGATGTCCACACCATTTCTGAGAGCCACATCCTCTGGAGGAATATCCACACCATTAAAGAGGGTGCCAGTCCTGGGAGCCATGTCCATACCACAAATGACAGccacagcctctgtggaaagcaaAGCCACAGACTCTGGAGAAACatcagcctctcacaataacatCATGGCCTCTGGATCAAAGTCCACACCACACATGACTGCTACAACCCCTGAAACAATGAACCCACCACCAAAGGAAGTTCAATCCTTTGGCATGCTGACCCCAGCACTCTGTTACCTCTTAGAAGAACAGGAAGCAGCCCGGGGTTCATGctctgaggaggaggagatggagatTGATGAGGAGAAGCAAATGAAGGGATTTTTGGATGATTCAGAGAAAATGGCATTTCTAGTGTCTCTTCATCTGGGGGCAGCGGAAAGATGGTCCATCTTGCAGATGGAGGTAGGAAACCCCCTctcagatgaaaataaatctttccTGAAAAGATCACAAGGCATATATAACTCCCTCTCTGAGATAGACATCCTCAGTGCTGTTCTTTGCCACACCAAGCAGGGCCAGAAGTCAGTTAGGCAGTATGCCACTGACTTCCTGCTGCTCGCCCAGCATTTGTCTTGGTCCGATGCCATTCTACGGACCAGGTTTCTGGAAGGACTCTCAGAAGCTGTTACCACCAAAATGGGACAGATCTTCCTCAAGGTGGCTGGCAGCCTAAAGGAGCTGATAGACAGGTCTCTCTACACTGAGTGCCAGCTGGCTGAAGAGAAGGATTCCCCAGGCAGCTCAAGCCAGGTTCTGCAGTCAGCCTGTAAGCGGAATAATGAGGAGGCAATGAAGAATGAACTGAATGATGATCAGCAGACTGAGGAG CACCAGCATGTTCCCAAACGCTGTTACTACCTGAAAGAGCATGGAGACCCCCAAGAAGGTCTACACAACCACCTTCGACAGAGCATGGGTCATCAGAAGGCCTCCAGCAACAAGTAA